GAATCCCGGCCCCGCCCCCCGCGCGACTGCTCCCCCGGACAAGCACAAGAGCACATGAGGTAGGCGGCGCACCCGCGCCGCCTTTCCTTCATGTGCAGCTACGTGCGTTGTGCCCGCCGCGGGCATCGTCACACCGGGAACCTGCCGCCGATCCACTGGCGGCATTCAGTCGCGCCTCGGCGGCATGCCTCATGGGTCCGGGCGGACTTTCTCATTTTTGAGCGCGAGCCGCTGGAAAACCCTCACGGATGAGAATCTACACCCGTCGTTCCACTCAAAATTGAGAATCCCGGCCCCGCCGCCCGTGACTGCACGCCCGAACAAGCGCCGAAGCATACGAGGTAGGCGGCGCATCCGCGCCGCCTTTCCCTTATGTGCAGCTACGTGCGTTGTGCCCGCCTCGGGCATCGTCGCACCAAGAACCTGCCGCCGAGCCACTGGCCGCGTTCAGTCGCGCCTCGGCGGCGTGCCTCATGGGTCCGGGCGGACTTTCTCATTTTTGAGCGCGAGCCGCCGGATAATCCTCACGGATGAGAATCTACACCCGTCGTTCCACTCAAAATTGAGAATCCCGGCCCCGCCCCCCGCGCGACTGCTCCCCCGGACAAGCACAAGAGCACATGAGGTAGGTGGCGCACCCTCGCCGCCTTTCCTTTATGTGCAGCTACGTGCGTTGTGCCCGCCGCGGGTATCGGCGCACCGGGAACCTGCCGCCGATCCACTGGCCGCATTCAGTCGCGCCTCGGCGGCATGCCTCATAGGTCCTGGCGGACTTTCTCATTTTTGAGCGCGAGCCGCCGGATAATCCTCACGGATGAGAATCTACACCCGTCGTTCCACTCAGAATTGAGAATCCCGGCCCCGCCCCCCGCGACTGCTCACCCGGACAAGCACAAGAGCACATGAGGTAGGCGGCGCACCCGCGCCGCCTTTCCTTTATGTCCAGCTACGTGCGTTGTGCCCGCCGCGGGAATCGTCACACCGAGAACCTGCCGCCGACCCACTGGCCGCATTCAGTCGCGCCTCGGCGGCGTGCCTCATAGGTCCGGGCGGACTTTCTCATTTTTGAGCGCGAACCGCCGGAAAATCCTCACGGATGAGAATCTACACCCGTCGTTCCACTCAAAATTGAGAATCCCGGCCCGCCCCCCGCGACTGCTCACCCGGACAAGCACAAGAGCACATGAGGTAGGCGGCGCACCCGCGCCGCCTTTCCTTCATGTGCAGCTACGTGCGTTGTGCCCGCCGCGGGCGGCGGGGCCAGGCGCGGGTGCAGGTGCAGGGGCAGGCGCGGGGGCGAGCGCAGGCGGGCGGCCGGAGCCCGCCAAGGGCAAGAATAGCAGCTCCTGAGTCCTGAGAGCCACGATCTCCACACACACCAGCATCTGAACTGGCGCGTGCCATCACCGGAAACATGTGGTAGGCTAGTGAAAGGTGGGCTTGCAGCTTGCAGCCTGAGATCACCTGGAGGGCTGTCCTACAATGCGCATTCGAGGCTGCCCCAAACGGCGTTACGCTGCCAGCATTCCGCTCTCAAATGCATATATGCTTCTGTTCGCCATGCGTTTCCCAGAGGCGTTCTGGGTGGTGTACCTCCGCTCACGAGGAATGTCATTTGCGGCCATCGGCCTTCTGGAGACGGTCTTCCACATCGCGTCTCTCGCAGGAGAGGCGCCATCGGGCTGGATGGCGGACCGAGTCGGGCGCAAGGCGAGTCTGGTTCTTGGACGGGTCCTGTCCGTCGCAAGCGCCTCGCTCATCCTAGCGGCCGACGGGACCTCACACCTGATCCTGGCTTTCGTACTGTCCGCGCTCAGTTACACGTGCCACTCCGGCGCCTACGACGCGCTGGTGTACGATGAACTCAAGCAGGATGGAAGGCAGGACGACTTCACACGAGTGATGGGCGTGGCCAACGCGCTCTTCCTCGGAGGAAGCTCCGTGGCTGCCCTGGTAGGCGGATTCGCGGCCCGGCGCAGTTTCCGTCTTCTCTACCTGTTCTCCATCGCAGTGGACCTAGTCGCCCTGTGTGTGCTGTGCTTCCTCCGGGAGCGCCCATTCGCGCAAACCGTCGCGGATGGCGCCGAAGTCGGCTCCCCGCAGCATCTCAGCCCGATTCGGGATCTCCGTGAACTCAAGCACATTCTGAGCAATCGAAGCCTCGCAGGGCTAATAGCGCTGTGGGCCATTCCATCAGTGCTCTCTACGACCTTTCGCTTCTACAGCCAGAGTTATCTCTCCGACGCTCTCATCCCAGTTGCCATGATAGGGGCGATCAAGACAGCAGCTGACCTCCTTGCCGTCATCCCGTCTAGCCTTGCATACAAGCTGGAACGGTGGCCTGGAGACTGGCGCCCCTTGTGGGCTGGGAGCGGGATTACCGCACTCCTGGTCATCGCCGCCGGCATGATGCCGGATAGAAGTGGGCTATCGGGGCAGGCGATTCGAGCAGGCCTGTTCATCACAGTGATAGTGTGCAGCGAGGCAATGTATCCTCTCTTCAGCAATGCAATCAACCTCATGTCCCCGTCGCACCTCCGTGCGACGGTCATGTCCGCCGCAAGCATGGCCTTCAGCGTGATGATGATGGGGATATTCCCGGCCGTGGGCTGGTGCGGAGATCTGGTCGGCCTGAAACGCGGATTCATGGGGGCGGGCGCCGCCGCCTTGAGCGCTGGCGCGGCAGTGCGAGCGTACGTTGGAACTCGCACGACGGCGCGGCGTGAGGTCGACTGATTCGCCCCCTCAGAAGCTACGCTCGCTCCCCCTCGCGGATCGCGCGCATGACCTCCGGGACGACCTGCTGCTTGCGGGAGACAACCCCGGCGAGGAAGAACGAGGATGTCCCCGCCGCAACACCGAAGGCCCGCTCCACCAGTCCTAGATCCCTGGCAACCCATAGCATCTCTGAGCCCTCACTCACCACATCGGTAAGCATCAAGGCTACAAGGCCATAACCGGCGTCCTCCAGCAGGTGGCGCATCACCCGAATCAGCTCTCCTTTGAGCGAGTCGGTGAACCCTCCGTATGTCGTCGCCTGCCCTATTCCCACCTTCGATTTGCTCACGGTGAATTCCTTGAAATCCGAACGGAGAATCTCATCCGGATTCGCGTCATCCACATTGCATTTCGCCTCGAGGATCCTGAGGGACAGGCTCCCCAAGTCGATGCCCGCGATGCCAGCGAGTATCTGCGCCTCTTCCAGGTCATGCCGGGTAGATGTAGGCGATTTGAACGCGAGGGTGTCGGAGATGATGGCAGAGCACATCAGCCCGGCGAGCTCCGGGCGAAGCGCCGCCGACTGCTGCCGCGCAACACTGCTCACGATAGTGGCCGTGGATCCCCAAGGTCGGTTCACAAAAAGGATGGGCTGGTCGGTCTCAATAGTCCCAATCCTGTGGTGATCGATAACCTCCAGCACCTGGGCATGCTCAAGCCCATCGATCGATTGGCTCCTCTCGTTGTGATCCACCAGAATGAATTGTTTGCGTGGCGGGTCGATGAGGTGATTCCTTCCAAGGAGCCCTGCAGGCCGACCATGTTCATCCATCACCGGGTAGAGTTTGTATGGATGTGTCCGCATCTCTTCCTTGACTTCCAGGACCAGATCATCCTGGCCGAAAGATCTGAGGGCATCGCGCGTCATAACCTGATCGATGGGGACTGCCTGCCAGAGAAGGCGCAGGCAGGTGAAAGTATCGTATGGTGTGGATATGACAGCCGCTCCCCTATCCCGCGCCAGCCAGAGGATGTGCTCCGACGCCATCGCCCCACCAGTGATGATTGCTGCTGACACGCCACACTCCAGCGCCGCCGCCTGAACATCCTCCCTGTTGCCCACGATCAGCAGATCCCCTGCGGCTATCGCCTCGACGAGATCGCGAAACCTGCCGTCGCCAACCACTACGTTTCCCCCGCACTGTGTCGGACCCTCCACCAGAATCCGCCCGCTTAGCGTCTGGGCGATATTGATGACCGGCAGCAGATAGCGAGATCTGGCTATGGATCCATTCAGCTCTGCCCTGGCCACATCGCCAATCGTGACCACACCTGCGAGTCTGCCATCCTCATCAACGACACATGATGTGGCGGTCCTCTTCTCCTGCATCGCGCTCCAGACCTCAAGCAGGGTAGTTCCCTGCCTCACGGCCATAGGCGCGTCAAAGATCACGTCCTTCACCTGCGCATACGCATTTGGAAGGAACAGCGGCGGCTCGAAGCCAAACTCGTTGAGCACGAATGCAGTCTCGTGGTTCACCGACCCAATCCTTGTCGGTATGGCTGTCGAATCTCCCGCCTGCTCATTCTTCACATGGGCGTACGCAATCGCGGAGACCACCGAGTCGCAGTCGGGGTTGCGATGGCCCACCACATAGATGCGTTTTCCAGCCACAGTTCCAGTTGACACCGCACAATCATCTCCGCAGCCTGCTATGTCGCCATTCTACTCTGCCATAGCAGTGAAGTCCAGACTCCGACCGGACCTGCGTGCCGTGAACTCCTCGGAACGGCCTCGCATATACAGAGAAGGCAAGCACACATGGAAGGTGATCCCCATGCCAAGAGGAACGCGTGATCCATCAGCCACAGAACTCCAAGCGCGTGCAAGCGAACTAGTTGCTCAGGCTCGAGGAGATCGCTACTCCTTCGGCCCGCGCGTGAACAGCTCAGCAGGAGCACAGGTCGCAGCGGAAGGGCAGCGCGCGCTCGTGATCGCAAGCCAATCCCGCTGGAACGCGCCGACACTACGGTCAGCCCTCGGATCACTACGCAGTAGTCGGGTGATTATCGCCGGAGGGCAGGTATTCAGAGGCGCACGACCGGGAACACCGAGTGAGGACGTATCGCGGATTGCGTCGCTCATACGTGGGCTGAGGCCGGATTGCATTGTGGCGATCGGAGGCGGAAGCATAATCGACGGCGCGAAGGCCGCAAACATCCAAGCCGTCGGGGACCAGCGAATGAAGCAGCAGTCGAATGCAGGCTTACCGTCAGAGGGGCGACCGCCCATTCCCCTGGTGGCGATCCAGACAGCCGCAGGCTCGGCATCGCACCTGACGAACCTCGCCTGGGTGGCGAATACCAACGGCCGTTCTGTTCGACTCATCTCCGGCAGTGCGGTCACACCTGTGCGGGCTGTGTTCGATTCCACGGTGACCCGGACTGCGCCAAGAGGCGTCGTGCTGGACGGAGCTTTCTACGGAGTGTTCCGAGGCATACATGCGGCCCTATGCGCAAGTGATGATCACTCAGCGGAAGCGCTGGACGGAGCTGGTCTCGTGATCGAGCTTACCCTCCAGAACCTCCCCAGAGTTCTCGCAGACCAAGAGGGCGATGAGGCCAGGGAGGCCATGGCGATTGCGACTGACCTGGCTGGGCTTCTGGCCATCTCCAAACACGAGGGGCTGCCTGCCGCACAGGCAATATGGCTCGCCCTCGCGCAGATCCCAGGGCACATGCGGGCATCTGCCATCATCGCTCCATACCTCGTTGGCGCATTCGTCAACAGGGCAGAGCGCAGAGTGCGTGCCATAGGCGAAATCTACCAGCGCGCGGGCTACATCCAGAAGGACATGGACGGCCTGAGCGGCCGCAAACTCGGCGCGGCCGTGGCAGGAGGCATGCTCAGGTTCATGATAGGATCGGGCTATCCGACCTCCCTTCCCAGCGTGCCCGGGTTCAGCTGGCTGGGCATCGCCGGAGCTATGGAGGCCGTAACGGGCTGGCTGCAGAGATCGGATGACGAAGCCTTGTATGCGGACGCTGGAACCGCCCGGCCTCGCGTCGGGCCTTGGAGCGCCTCCAACACCTCCGCGAGGCCATGGCGCAGCAACGCAGAGAGGGCTGAGATTCTGAGCGCCGTTCAAGCCACGTTTGCAGCCGCGATGTCTGGGGACGTGGGGGTTCTCACTTCATAGTCATCCTCAACACAGTCATTTGCAGCGCACCTCGCGTTTCCGCGCGCAATGCGATACAGCTAGACCTCACAGCAAGGCTCTTGCAGACCCCCGCCTCTGGCGTGGGGTCTACGACCTCTGCCCGTACTTGTTGACGAAGAAATCGCGCATCGTGGCAACGTGCTCGTCGGAAAGGGGGACAGCGCCTCCGATGAGCTGGGAGAGAAGGTACGCGAATGCACCCTTCTCAACTATCTCGCAGGTCGTGAAGGCCTCCTTGGCGGTGCGGCCGAGGCATACTGCGCCATGGTTCGCCAGGAGCACTGCGTTCGATGCACCCAGCGCCGAGGCACAGGAATCCACCAACTCCTGTGTTCCCGGGAGGGCGTAAGGAGCGATCGGCACAGGGCCCCCAACGAGCTGGGCCAGATCATCAAGTATCGCCGGTATGGGTTTGCGTGCCGATGCCACCGTGCAGGCGAATCTGGAATGGCTGTGTATGATCCATCCGATAGCTGGCCTTTGCAGG
The DNA window shown above is from Clostridia bacterium and carries:
- a CDS encoding putative manganese-dependent inorganic diphosphatase, with product MSTGTVAGKRIYVVGHRNPDCDSVVSAIAYAHVKNEQAGDSTAIPTRIGSVNHETAFVLNEFGFEPPLFLPNAYAQVKDVIFDAPMAVRQGTTLLEVWSAMQEKRTATSCVVDEDGRLAGVVTIGDVARAELNGSIARSRYLLPVINIAQTLSGRILVEGPTQCGGNVVVGDGRFRDLVEAIAAGDLLIVGNREDVQAAALECGVSAAIITGGAMASEHILWLARDRGAAVISTPYDTFTCLRLLWQAVPIDQVMTRDALRSFGQDDLVLEVKEEMRTHPYKLYPVMDEHGRPAGLLGRNHLIDPPRKQFILVDHNERSQSIDGLEHAQVLEVIDHHRIGTIETDQPILFVNRPWGSTATIVSSVARQQSAALRPELAGLMCSAIISDTLAFKSPTSTRHDLEEAQILAGIAGIDLGSLSLRILEAKCNVDDANPDEILRSDFKEFTVSKSKVGIGQATTYGGFTDSLKGELIRVMRHLLEDAGYGLVALMLTDVVSEGSEMLWVARDLGLVERAFGVAAGTSSFFLAGVVSRKQQVVPEVMRAIREGERA
- a CDS encoding iron-containing alcohol dehydrogenase, encoding MPRGTRDPSATELQARASELVAQARGDRYSFGPRVNSSAGAQVAAEGQRALVIASQSRWNAPTLRSALGSLRSSRVIIAGGQVFRGARPGTPSEDVSRIASLIRGLRPDCIVAIGGGSIIDGAKAANIQAVGDQRMKQQSNAGLPSEGRPPIPLVAIQTAAGSASHLTNLAWVANTNGRSVRLISGSAVTPVRAVFDSTVTRTAPRGVVLDGAFYGVFRGIHAALCASDDHSAEALDGAGLVIELTLQNLPRVLADQEGDEAREAMAIATDLAGLLAISKHEGLPAAQAIWLALAQIPGHMRASAIIAPYLVGAFVNRAERRVRAIGEIYQRAGYIQKDMDGLSGRKLGAAVAGGMLRFMIGSGYPTSLPSVPGFSWLGIAGAMEAVTGWLQRSDDEALYADAGTARPRVGPWSASNTSARPWRSNAERAEILSAVQATFAAAMSGDVGVLTS
- a CDS encoding MFS transporter; amino-acid sequence: MRIRGCPKRRYAASIPLSNAYMLLFAMRFPEAFWVVYLRSRGMSFAAIGLLETVFHIASLAGEAPSGWMADRVGRKASLVLGRVLSVASASLILAADGTSHLILAFVLSALSYTCHSGAYDALVYDELKQDGRQDDFTRVMGVANALFLGGSSVAALVGGFAARRSFRLLYLFSIAVDLVALCVLCFLRERPFAQTVADGAEVGSPQHLSPIRDLRELKHILSNRSLAGLIALWAIPSVLSTTFRFYSQSYLSDALIPVAMIGAIKTAADLLAVIPSSLAYKLERWPGDWRPLWAGSGITALLVIAAGMMPDRSGLSGQAIRAGLFITVIVCSEAMYPLFSNAINLMSPSHLRATVMSAASMAFSVMMMGIFPAVGWCGDLVGLKRGFMGAGAAALSAGAAVRAYVGTRTTARREVD
- a CDS encoding class II aldolase/adducin family protein, yielding MSPLDSEMSMRSDQMRSDLIALGQKMLASGLVTGTWGNVSCRLDDDHMLITPSGMDYDTLTHEDICLVELASSKALGMRTPSVESRLHREIYLQRPAIGWIIHSHSRFACTVASARKPIPAILDDLAQLVGGPVPIAPYALPGTQELVDSCASALGASNAVLLANHGAVCLGRTAKEAFTTCEIVEKGAFAYLLSQLIGGAVPLSDEHVATMRDFFVNKYGQRS